A single genomic interval of Lathyrus oleraceus cultivar Zhongwan6 chromosome 7, CAAS_Psat_ZW6_1.0, whole genome shotgun sequence harbors:
- the LOC127103427 gene encoding uncharacterized mitochondrial protein AtMg00810-like: protein MQVEFEMSLVGEIKFFIGIQINQSPEGIYIHQRKYTKELLKKFDMSECKMSKTHMHPTCILEKDEVSAKVEHKVYRGMIGSLIYLNASIPDILFSLCLYALLSDPRESHLTTVKRIFKYLKGTIDLSLCYKKSKYYKQVGYCDADYAGYIL, encoded by the coding sequence ATGCAGGtagagtttgagatgagtctgGTGGGAGAAATCAAGTTCTTTATAGGTATTCAGATCAATCAAAGTCCAGAAGGAATTTACATCCATCAGAGAAAGTACACCAAAGAgcttctgaagaagtttgacatgtcagAATGCAAGATGTCAAAAACTCatatgcatcctacatgtatcCTTGAGAAGGATGAGGTAAGTGCTAAGGTAGAACATAAGGTATacagaggtatgattggttctcttATATACTTAAATGCTTCTATACCTGACATTTTGTTTAGTCTCTGTTTGTATGCTCTCTTATCAGATCCTAGAGAGTCTCACTTAACAACTGTTAAGAGGATCTTCAAGTATCTGAAAGGTACAATTGACCTTAGCTTGTGTTATAAAAAATCTAAATACTACAAGCAGGTgggttattgtgatgctgattatGCTGGATACATACTATAG